A section of the Scylla paramamosain isolate STU-SP2022 chromosome 33, ASM3559412v1, whole genome shotgun sequence genome encodes:
- the LOC135089440 gene encoding uncharacterized protein LOC135089440: MRHKLKSQQTQSTHHEAPGCGVSACGSGQRRPVRRLRRAPCETLLPRPGAQCGWFLRDAQGAPPGVCVHPAPPPQAAPSPAPLPKPEVIQNIVFIRVPEQEDVDDIVIPPPQQKSVVFVLNKRNPDQGSRVIEVPSPPPSSPDVYFVNFKDGENPTLPGGIDLHTALQNAEHGGGHVIGDFDDLGEGLYGDQDDGFIHDGGVILNGGSSFISDDTVTIGGGRVTKPSTLYGTP, encoded by the exons ATGAGGCACAAGTTGAAGAGCCAACAGACACAGTCCACCCACCATGAGGCTCCTG GTTGTGGCGTCAGTGCTTGTGGCAGCGGTCAGCGCCGCCCCGTCAGGAGGCTACGGCGCGCCCCATGTGAGACCCTGCTCCCACGGCCAGGTGCTCAATGTGGATGGTTCCTGCGTGACGCCCAAGGTGCACCGCCAGGTGTTTGTGTTCACCCCGCCCCACCGCCCCAAGCAGCCCCGtcccctgcccccctccccaAGCCTGAGGTGATCCAGAACATCGTGTTCATCCGCGTGCCCGAGCAGGAGGACGTGGATGACATCGTCATCCCGCCACCGCAGCAGAAGAGTGTGGTGTTCGTGCTGAACAAGAGGAATCCAGACCAGGGCTCGCGCGTCATCGAGGTGCCCTCGCCGCCGCCCAGCAGCCCCGACGTGTACTTCGTGAACTTCAAGGACGGTGAGAACCCGACGCTGCCCGGCGGCATCGACCTGCACACGGCGCTGCAGAACGCAGAGCACGGCGGCGGCCACGTCATCGGTGACTTCGATGATCTGGGCGAGGGTCTGTACGGCGACCAGGACGATGGCTTCATCCACGACGGCGGCGTCATCCTGAACGGCGGCAGCAGCTTCATCAGCGACGACACTGTGACCATCGGCGGAGGCAGAGTGACCAAGCCGTCTACCCTGTACGGCACCCCCTAG